GTTTCATTCCTATCATCCTTATCATTTCTAGCTGCCTTTTCATTTTTTCCATCTTTGGCATCCTCCCTTCCCAGGAAGAATACCATTTTTTCTTTTTTATCTTTGTACAATTTTGTTCATTTTTATTTTCCTCTTTTCGTTACTTTTTATTTTACCATTTACAAATATTTTCTTCAATAATAAAATTTTGTGAAGGATAATAACAAAAATATGTAAGAATAAGTTCCTATAGCTAATGCAATAATTATTTTTTTAACCATTCTACAACATCAACTTTAATTACTCATTTTTTTAAGAAAAATATATTATTTGTTCTTTTCAAAAAATGTTAAAATAGATACCGTTACAAAGGGAATTAGTAAATTAAATGATCCCCATAGTATATAAATGTTATATATAATAAATAATATAGTTAAACGTTTTCCCAGTAATTTATCATCTATAGAATATTTTTCTTTCAAATCAAACATTATAATTAATGTAGCAATAAATAATATAGTAGCTCCTATAAGCTCCCTTATAGATATTAAATTTTTTAAAAATTTTGAATCTAAAAATTTTATAAGTGTTACCCATGAGGTTACAACAAGAATAGATTTTAATAATCCATATTGATTTCTTTTGTTCATTTCATTTCACCCACGATGCTACATCTGTTGATATTGCGCCTGAAATTGCTTCTCCTGCAATACCTAAAGCTAAATTTGTTAAAGTTATAGGATTTGAACTAAATGCAGCTGTAGCAAGGTATCCTGCTCCGCCCATAATACCTCCAACTATTGAAGATTTTTTTGTTTCTTTCCATGCTTCAATACCTTTTTGATTAAATTCTTCAATTTTTTGTGCATTTCTTTGTTGAAGTTTTTCCCACGATTCTGATCCTGTAACATATCTTCCTTGATTAACTTGCCCATAACCACTAACATTTCCTTCATAAATAGCATCCATTCTAATATTCACAAGAAACCCTCCTTGTAAATCATTTTATATTATATAGTAGTTTTTTAAATTCAATATTTTTTGAAAAATATCTGACTCCATTTATATAAAAATCAATATAGTAAATTTCTGGAATAAGATGAAGTGAATTTAGTTTAAAAATAACATAACCATCTGAAACATTTGTGGTGAATTCAAATATATTAAAATAAGACATAAGAATTATATTTTGCTCATTTTTTAATATAGCAAATACATTATAATATGTATTAAAATCATATATTTTATTAAAAGAAAAATTAATAAATATTGTATTATTGACTCCTAAAATACGCATTTTTCTTTTCCGTTAAATGAATTCGACACATAAATATATTTTAAACGCGGAATTTGCTTTATTAATTCATTTGAACACATTAATTTATTATTTGTTTTGATAATCTTATTGTTTATTATTGGTAATGGGATTTCAAGATTATTAGGTGTTTTTATTTTATAAAAATTAACATTTTTCAAATCTTTTTTTGAAATATTTGAAATTGGAATCTCTTTTAACGTATTTAAATTTTTATCTTTTTGTACAAATATAAATTTGGAAATATATGGAATCTCAATCAAATACATAAAAAATACCCCTTTTAAATTTTAAATAAAACTTGCTTAATATTAAACATAATTATTATAAATCAAAAAAAAAAAAAAAAAGTCAACAAAAAATCAAATATTTACTCTATTATTTTAAATAATCAAATATTGGATTAATATATCAAATTATAATTATTTAAAGTAACAAAATTAAAAAAATAAAATTTTTATATAATATGGAAAATATCTAATTTTTCAATCTGGATATCTCAAAAGAGAGCTTATTGTTTTAAGGATTTTACTATTATTATAAAATTCAACGCCAGAGTGTTAAAAAATGAAAATAAAATGCACTCTTATCTAAGTGCATTTTTAATTCTCTTACACGTTTCTTCTATATTTTCTCTTGATGTTGCAATATTCATTCTCATAAAACCTTTGCCGCCTGGTCCAAAGGTATCACCAGAATTTAAACCAACCTTAGCCTTTTTTTCTAATAATTCTCTTAACTCATTTTGACTTAAATTTAGTTGTCTAAAATCAAGCCATACTAAAAAAGTCCCTTCAGATTTTATTACTTTTACTTCTGGAATATTTTTTTCAAAGTATTCTTTTACATAATAATAATTCTCTTCAATATATTCCATTGTTTTATTTAACCAATTTTTACCATATTTATATGCTGCGTTTGCAGCTATAATTGAAGTTAAATTGTGCCCATATAAACCGCTTTGAATAATCCATTTTTTAAATATTTTTCGCAATTCTGTATTTTTAATAATGGTGTATGAATAATGAAGTCCAGCAATATTAAATGTTTTACTTGGAGCCATTAATGTAATAGTGTTTTGTGCTATATCATCTGAAATAGAAGCTATTGGTGTGTGATTCACATTTTCAAATGTTAAATCTGCATGTATTTCATCTGATATTATTAATACATCATGTTTCAAACATAATTTACCTATTCTTTCCAATTCTTCTTTACTCCAAACTCGCCCAATTGGATTATGTGGGCTACAAAGGATAAACATCTTTGATTCTTTCAATTTTTCCTCAAAATCATCAAAGTCAATTTCATATCTATTATCTTTTAATACTAATTCGTTTATAACCAATTCCCTATTATTATTTTTAACAGAACTCATGAAAGGGGGATAAACAGGTGTCTGGATTAATATTTTATCACCTGGATTTGTATATAATTGAATGGAAAAGTTTAATGCTGGTATTACACCATGTGTGGACAATATCCAGTTTTTATCAACTTTCCAATTATGCTTATATTCAAGCCAACTAACAATGTTTTCTTTTAATTTCCTAGGTCTAAATGTATAACCATATGCCCCATGTTCTATTCTTTCCTTTAAAACCTTTATAACTTTTTCTGGAGCTTCAAAATCCATGTCTGCAACCCACATAGGTAATACATCTTTATCTAAAAATAAATTTTTATTCCACTCATACCAATCCCATTTCACGGAATATGTCCCTCTTCTGTCCACATATTTCATCACTATCCCTCCCTGAATTCATTCTATTTGGTTATATAATAACATATTTTTACACAAATAATCAAATATGTTGCAAATTTGCACAAATAAAGGGTTTTGATAATTTACAACCACAAAAAATAAGAGTATACTAAAATTACTTGAAGATTTTAAATAAAGGAGTGATAACATGGGCAGCTATCAATTAAAATATCATGCAAAAAAACCTGAAGGAATAGAAAACAAAAAAGCATATCTCGTTGGTTCAGGTATTGCAACATTAGCAGCAGCTTTTTTCTTAATAAGAGATGGACATATGGATGGAAAAAATATCACTATATTTGAAAGAAAAAACGTAAATGGTGGAGCATTAGATGGTGCAGGGAACCTTGAAGATGGTTATATAATTCGTGGCGGTAGAGAAATGGAAGAACATTATGAATGTACATGGGACTTATTTGGTGATATCCCAACATTAGAAGATCCAGAAAGAACCATTTTAGATGATATGAAAGAAATTAATGATTGGGACCCTAATGTTTCAGCTAATAGAGTTATTCAAAATAGAGGTGAAAGAGTAGATGCCTCAACATTAGGTTTAAAAGAGCATCACATAAAGCAATTAACAAAATTATTTTTAGCAAAAGAAG
This genomic interval from Marinitoga litoralis contains the following:
- a CDS encoding MalY/PatB family protein, which encodes MKYVDRRGTYSVKWDWYEWNKNLFLDKDVLPMWVADMDFEAPEKVIKVLKERIEHGAYGYTFRPRKLKENIVSWLEYKHNWKVDKNWILSTHGVIPALNFSIQLYTNPGDKILIQTPVYPPFMSSVKNNNRELVINELVLKDNRYEIDFDDFEEKLKESKMFILCSPHNPIGRVWSKEELERIGKLCLKHDVLIISDEIHADLTFENVNHTPIASISDDIAQNTITLMAPSKTFNIAGLHYSYTIIKNTELRKIFKKWIIQSGLYGHNLTSIIAANAAYKYGKNWLNKTMEYIEENYYYVKEYFEKNIPEVKVIKSEGTFLVWLDFRQLNLSQNELRELLEKKAKVGLNSGDTFGPGGKGFMRMNIATSRENIEETCKRIKNALR